A window of the Aeromicrobium phoceense genome harbors these coding sequences:
- a CDS encoding PfkB family carbohydrate kinase, with product MILVVGDVVDDIGVLPLEPVAPRSDTRAQIRMTPGGSAANTAAWLGFLGADTRFFGKVGNDGVQRHGAALRDHQVEPRLVADPLLPTATIVLTLDDDADRTMYVDRAANGTLASADLPEDLWDGVDWLHLTGYTFFDPQTRDVAIELIAEAKRRGAGVSVDPSTTAFLRGVTPEAFAAWTRGVDLLVPNLDEARLLVGATGPFVDFDTLTSMYPHVVVTLGSMGAAYVAGSAREQVAAPRVQVVDTTGAGDAFTAGFLASWLETKDARAALTGGIGAASRCVQQRGARP from the coding sequence GTGATCCTCGTCGTGGGTGACGTGGTCGACGACATCGGCGTGCTGCCGCTCGAGCCCGTCGCGCCGCGCAGTGACACCCGCGCCCAGATCCGGATGACACCCGGCGGCTCGGCCGCGAACACCGCGGCGTGGCTGGGGTTCCTCGGCGCCGACACCCGGTTCTTCGGCAAGGTCGGCAACGACGGGGTGCAGCGGCACGGCGCCGCTCTGCGCGACCATCAGGTGGAGCCGCGGCTCGTCGCCGACCCGCTGCTGCCCACGGCCACGATCGTGCTGACCCTCGATGACGACGCCGACCGCACGATGTACGTCGACCGCGCCGCGAACGGCACCCTGGCCTCCGCCGACCTGCCCGAGGACCTGTGGGACGGGGTCGACTGGCTGCACCTCACCGGCTACACGTTCTTCGACCCGCAGACGCGCGACGTCGCGATCGAGCTGATCGCCGAGGCCAAGCGGCGCGGAGCCGGCGTGAGCGTCGACCCGAGCACCACTGCGTTCCTGCGCGGGGTCACGCCCGAGGCGTTCGCCGCCTGGACCCGCGGGGTCGACCTGCTGGTGCCCAACCTCGACGAGGCGCGCCTGCTGGTCGGTGCCACCGGCCCGTTCGTCGACTTCGACACCCTCACGTCCATGTACCCGCACGTCGTGGTGACGCTCGGCTCGATGGGAGCCGCCTACGTGGCCGGGAGCGCGCGCGAGCAGGTGGCCGCGCCGCGCGTGCAGGTGGTCGACACCACCGGTGCCGGCGACGCGTTCACCGCGGGGTTCCTGGCCTCGTGGCTCGAGACGAAGGATGCTCGTGCCGCGCTCACCGGTGGCATCGGTGCGGCCAGCCGCTGTGTGCAGCAGCGCGGTGCCCGTCCCTAG